Proteins from a genomic interval of Oncorhynchus mykiss isolate Arlee chromosome 21, USDA_OmykA_1.1, whole genome shotgun sequence:
- the LOC110519829 gene encoding nuclear-interacting partner of ALK isoform X2, whose translation MAALGSRGNRLDNSPNRQLKSVLASPEKVRELLNAGVLSDENRSTGVQGELDKVAPNGNSQVSCEASNKEAFFTRVESYSCLRWAGKPRTLSPLKCASYGWINVGCDMLKCSSCQAFLCASLQPTLDFQKYDSRIAEITRQLQTQHEKFCPWPDFPCPDRFWLVPANEPSVLLSAFLVRFHTTCLLEQQLPAMKPEQLKTMSLTEDVISTLLQLIEDEQKKQGRSPLKSTSDALSVQVAACIVALCGWTGSPALHATSLPLLTCSFCMRKVGLWNFHQMEGTGKEVEGDVPKSPTTPTSSTLLPAPEAQGDRKTPTSPSPSPTPYRRGLRSQDKTRGSEQPVGNPSPMVVRTRSRDSPSPSEEQLGPLPRGKRPMTGGRGQGEGTGSEGTASGGSSPQRNPKRMCLSSASSPDGPLHRSVFDPLAQHRDWCPWVNVGKENTQPTGGVPLLGQDGEHQQGWKAALTLLLPMKKHFSPNKAASPLQGPHDKSKRVFAIFRQWQVSSPSQ comes from the exons ATGGCGGCCCTTGGCAGTCGTGGAAATCGTCTTGACAATTCTCCTAACAGACAATTAAAATCTGTTTTAGCATCTCCAGAGAAAGTTCGTGAACTTCTCAACGCAGGTGTGTTGTCGGATGAAAACAGATCAACTGG TGTTCAGGGGGAGCTGGATAAGGTGGCACCAAACGGCAACAGTCAAGTTTCTTGTGAAGCGTCTAACAAAGAAGCCTTTTTCACAAGAGTGGAGTCCTACTCT TGTCTGAGATGGGCAGGAAAGCCCCGGACTCTCTCCCCCCTGAAGTGTGCCAGCTATGGCTGGATCAACGTGGGATGTGACATGTTGAAATGTTCAAGTTGCCAGGCTTTCCTCTGTGCATCACTACAACCAACCCTGGACTTCCAGAAAT ATGATTCCCGGATAGCAGAGATAACTAGACAACTACAGACACAGCATGAGAAGTTTTGTCCATGGCCAGACTTTCCATGCCCAG ACCGGTTCTGGCTTGTCCCGGCGAATGAGCCATCAGTGCTGCTCAGTGCTTTCCTGGTGCGCTTTCACACCACCTGTCTCCTGGAGCAGCAGCTACCTGCCATGAAGCCAGAACAGCTTAAAACCATG TCTTTGACGGAGGATGTGATTAGCACTCTACTGCAGTTGATTGAGGATGAACAGAAGAAGCAGGGCAGGTCCCCTCTGAAGTCCACCTCTGATGCCCTGTCTGTCCAGGTGGCTGCCTGCATCGTGGCCCTCTGTGGCTGGACTGGAAG CCCAGCTCTGCACGCCACGAGCCTACCCCTCCTCACCTGCTCCTTCTGCATGCGCAAAGTGGGTCTGTGGAACTTCCACCAGATGGAGGGAACGGgaaaagaggtagagggagacgtCCCAAAGTCCCCCACCACCCCGACGTCATCTACACTTCTGCCTGCACCCGAGGCCCAGGGGGACAGGAAGACTCCCACCTCGCCCTCACCTTCTCCTACTCCCTACCGCAGGGGGCTGCGGAGCCAGGACAAGACCAGAGGCTCAGAACAG CCTGTGGGCAATCCGTCCCCCATGGTGGTCCGCACCCGCAGCAGGGACTCTCCCAGCCCCAGCGAGGAGCAGCTTGGCCCTCTGCCCAGGGGGAAGAGGCCCATGACCGGGGGCCGAGGCCAGGGGGAggggacagggagcgaggggacTGCTTCGGGGGGCTCCAGCCCCCAACGCAACCCCAAACGCATGTGCCTCTCCTCAGCCAGTAGCCCT GATGGCCCCCTGCATAGGAGTGTGTTTGACCCACTAGCCCAGCACAGAGACTGGTGCCCCTGGGTGAATGTAGGCAAGGAGAACACCCAGCCCACTGGTGGTGTACCCCTGCTGGGCCAAGACGGAGAGCACCAGCAGGGCTGGAAGGCTGcactcactctcctcctccccatgaaGAAGCACTTCAGCCCAAACAAGGCAGCCAGTCCCCTACAG GGTCCACATGACAAGTCTAAAAGAGTGTTTGCTATCTTCCGTCAGTGGCAGGTATCTTCCCCATCTCAGTAA
- the LOC110519829 gene encoding nuclear-interacting partner of ALK isoform X1: MAALGSRGNRLDNSPNRQLKSVLASPEKVRELLNAGVLSDENRSTGVQGELDKVAPNGNSQVSCEASNKEAFFTRVESYSCLRWAGKPRTLSPLKCASYGWINVGCDMLKCSSCQAFLCASLQPTLDFQKYDSRIAEITRQLQTQHEKFCPWPDFPCPDRFWLVPANEPSVLLSAFLVRFHTTCLLEQQLPAMKPEQLKTMSLTEDVISTLLQLIEDEQKKQGRSPLKSTSDALSVQVAACIVALCGWTGRFVSTFSSCCFCSPALHATSLPLLTCSFCMRKVGLWNFHQMEGTGKEVEGDVPKSPTTPTSSTLLPAPEAQGDRKTPTSPSPSPTPYRRGLRSQDKTRGSEQPVGNPSPMVVRTRSRDSPSPSEEQLGPLPRGKRPMTGGRGQGEGTGSEGTASGGSSPQRNPKRMCLSSASSPDGPLHRSVFDPLAQHRDWCPWVNVGKENTQPTGGVPLLGQDGEHQQGWKAALTLLLPMKKHFSPNKAASPLQGPHDKSKRVFAIFRQWQVSSPSQ, translated from the exons ATGGCGGCCCTTGGCAGTCGTGGAAATCGTCTTGACAATTCTCCTAACAGACAATTAAAATCTGTTTTAGCATCTCCAGAGAAAGTTCGTGAACTTCTCAACGCAGGTGTGTTGTCGGATGAAAACAGATCAACTGG TGTTCAGGGGGAGCTGGATAAGGTGGCACCAAACGGCAACAGTCAAGTTTCTTGTGAAGCGTCTAACAAAGAAGCCTTTTTCACAAGAGTGGAGTCCTACTCT TGTCTGAGATGGGCAGGAAAGCCCCGGACTCTCTCCCCCCTGAAGTGTGCCAGCTATGGCTGGATCAACGTGGGATGTGACATGTTGAAATGTTCAAGTTGCCAGGCTTTCCTCTGTGCATCACTACAACCAACCCTGGACTTCCAGAAAT ATGATTCCCGGATAGCAGAGATAACTAGACAACTACAGACACAGCATGAGAAGTTTTGTCCATGGCCAGACTTTCCATGCCCAG ACCGGTTCTGGCTTGTCCCGGCGAATGAGCCATCAGTGCTGCTCAGTGCTTTCCTGGTGCGCTTTCACACCACCTGTCTCCTGGAGCAGCAGCTACCTGCCATGAAGCCAGAACAGCTTAAAACCATG TCTTTGACGGAGGATGTGATTAGCACTCTACTGCAGTTGATTGAGGATGAACAGAAGAAGCAGGGCAGGTCCCCTCTGAAGTCCACCTCTGATGCCCTGTCTGTCCAGGTGGCTGCCTGCATCGTGGCCCTCTGTGGCTGGACTGGAAG GTTtgtttccaccttctcctcttgCTGTTTTTGCAGCCCAGCTCTGCACGCCACGAGCCTACCCCTCCTCACCTGCTCCTTCTGCATGCGCAAAGTGGGTCTGTGGAACTTCCACCAGATGGAGGGAACGGgaaaagaggtagagggagacgtCCCAAAGTCCCCCACCACCCCGACGTCATCTACACTTCTGCCTGCACCCGAGGCCCAGGGGGACAGGAAGACTCCCACCTCGCCCTCACCTTCTCCTACTCCCTACCGCAGGGGGCTGCGGAGCCAGGACAAGACCAGAGGCTCAGAACAG CCTGTGGGCAATCCGTCCCCCATGGTGGTCCGCACCCGCAGCAGGGACTCTCCCAGCCCCAGCGAGGAGCAGCTTGGCCCTCTGCCCAGGGGGAAGAGGCCCATGACCGGGGGCCGAGGCCAGGGGGAggggacagggagcgaggggacTGCTTCGGGGGGCTCCAGCCCCCAACGCAACCCCAAACGCATGTGCCTCTCCTCAGCCAGTAGCCCT GATGGCCCCCTGCATAGGAGTGTGTTTGACCCACTAGCCCAGCACAGAGACTGGTGCCCCTGGGTGAATGTAGGCAAGGAGAACACCCAGCCCACTGGTGGTGTACCCCTGCTGGGCCAAGACGGAGAGCACCAGCAGGGCTGGAAGGCTGcactcactctcctcctccccatgaaGAAGCACTTCAGCCCAAACAAGGCAGCCAGTCCCCTACAG GGTCCACATGACAAGTCTAAAAGAGTGTTTGCTATCTTCCGTCAGTGGCAGGTATCTTCCCCATCTCAGTAA